One window from the genome of Natronomonas pharaonis DSM 2160 encodes:
- a CDS encoding OB-fold domain-containing protein codes for MTMEAYRYPDGSITYPGHPVGPNGDEPVGTVDLSDHTAEVLTWTTSHATPVGVREPNHLAIVEFRVDGQAVRALGQLTTGDVAIGDEVRPVYHEELRDPEAGIRDPESQSWDGYRFEPVE; via the coding sequence ATGACGATGGAAGCGTATCGCTACCCTGACGGCTCGATTACGTATCCGGGGCACCCGGTCGGCCCAAACGGCGACGAGCCAGTCGGAACGGTCGACCTGAGCGACCACACTGCCGAAGTGCTCACGTGGACGACTTCGCACGCGACGCCGGTCGGGGTCCGGGAGCCAAACCACCTCGCGATAGTCGAGTTCCGTGTCGACGGGCAAGCGGTCCGAGCGCTTGGACAACTGACCACTGGCGATGTTGCTATCGGCGATGAGGTCCGTCCAGTCTACCACGAGGAGCTTCGGGACCCTGAGGCCGGCATCCGGGACCCGGAGAGTCAATCATGGGACGGCTATCGGTTCGAGCCGGTCGAATAG
- a CDS encoding DUF7547 family protein has translation MDDRERDLAEAADELAETLEALREELTEPRRGPLGIPQPPRPAELLRFTEQYTIPALISLFEASIRTLELLAAGIRLVDGRPVSTDDDRDRVVAAFEAAGREGGDRLAAASHTTLRKLDDALAELQAAAAGGDPGDEEIRELLSEARSLRAEVSDQLAAATDASDISSPDSKGGTTDAGTDTSDDDAGTDVSSSEVGIDVDEELASIKRTVDGGDSDADADATDNNE, from the coding sequence ATGGACGACCGGGAGCGTGACCTCGCCGAAGCGGCCGATGAACTCGCGGAGACGCTGGAAGCGCTGCGCGAAGAGCTTACCGAACCGCGTCGCGGGCCGCTCGGTATCCCGCAGCCGCCGCGGCCGGCCGAGCTACTGCGGTTTACTGAACAGTATACGATCCCGGCGCTCATCTCGCTTTTTGAGGCTAGTATCCGCACACTGGAGCTGCTTGCTGCCGGCATCAGGCTTGTTGATGGTCGTCCGGTCTCGACCGACGACGACCGGGACCGCGTGGTGGCCGCGTTCGAGGCTGCCGGCCGCGAGGGTGGCGACCGCCTCGCCGCCGCGAGTCACACAACGCTCCGGAAACTGGACGACGCGCTCGCAGAGCTGCAGGCGGCCGCCGCTGGCGGCGACCCCGGTGACGAGGAAATCCGTGAGCTGCTCTCGGAGGCGCGCTCGCTTCGTGCCGAGGTCAGCGACCAGCTTGCGGCGGCGACAGATGCCTCCGACATATCATCTCCCGACTCCAAGGGCGGCACCACCGACGCGGGAACGGACACCAGCGACGACGACGCCGGTACCGATGTGTCCAGCTCTGAAGTTGGCATCGATGTCGATGAGGAACTAGCCTCGATAAAACGGACCGTCGACGGCGGCGACAGCGATGCGGACGCTGATGCCACCGACAACAACGAGTAA
- the dpsA gene encoding DNA starvation/stationary phase protection protein DpsA, translated as MSTQETVRRQAGSVEETALNIDPEKAEQLVDALNTDLAATYVLYHQIKKHHWNVEGAEFLDVHEYLGEVAADLEADADELAERAQAIGGVPLAGGATFEEHAPIDPEGDDVYDIRTSLENDIEAFGVIIDSLRDHIELANDLGDYTTEELLRDVLAGVEEHAHHLEHYLEDDTLVLDSATK; from the coding sequence ATGAGTACCCAAGAGACCGTCCGCCGTCAAGCCGGCAGCGTCGAAGAGACCGCTCTCAACATCGACCCCGAAAAAGCAGAACAGCTCGTCGACGCGCTAAACACCGACCTCGCCGCGACGTACGTCCTCTACCACCAGATCAAGAAGCACCACTGGAACGTAGAGGGTGCTGAGTTCCTCGACGTCCACGAGTATCTCGGCGAGGTCGCCGCGGACCTTGAGGCCGACGCCGACGAACTCGCCGAGCGTGCACAGGCTATCGGCGGCGTTCCACTCGCTGGCGGAGCGACGTTCGAAGAGCATGCCCCCATCGACCCCGAAGGAGACGATGTCTACGACATCCGTACCTCGCTGGAAAACGACATCGAGGCCTTCGGCGTTATCATCGATTCCCTGCGGGACCACATCGAACTCGCCAACGACCTCGGCGACTACACGACGGAAGAACTACTCCGTGATGTGCTTGCGGGCGTCGAAGAACACGCCCACCACCTCGAACACTACCTCGAAGACGACACGCTCGTCCTCGATTCGGCGACGAAATAA
- the rpl7ae gene encoding 50S ribosomal protein L7Ae — MSVYVDFDVPADLEDDALEALEVARDTGSVKKGTNETTKAVERGNAELVFVAEDVSPEEVVMHLPEIATEKEIPYVFVGTQDDIGHAAGLQVGSAAAAIVDAGEANGEVEDIAEKVEELQ, encoded by the coding sequence ATGTCAGTATATGTAGACTTCGACGTGCCGGCCGACCTCGAAGACGACGCCCTTGAGGCGCTCGAGGTCGCCCGGGACACCGGCTCAGTAAAGAAAGGCACAAACGAGACGACGAAAGCCGTAGAGCGCGGCAACGCGGAACTGGTCTTCGTCGCCGAGGACGTCAGCCCCGAGGAGGTCGTCATGCACCTTCCGGAGATCGCCACCGAAAAGGAGATTCCGTACGTCTTCGTCGGTACACAGGACGACATCGGCCACGCCGCTGGCCTGCAGGTCGGCAGCGCTGCCGCGGCCATCGTCGATGCCGGCGAGGCGAACGGCGAGGTCGAGGATATCGCCGAGAAAGTTGAGGAACTTCAGTAG
- a CDS encoding 30S ribosomal protein S28e, giving the protein MSAEEQEEGGATPAEVIEVVGETGMHGEAMQVKCRIQEGENQGRIIARNVLGPVRVGDVIQLRETAREADSIGGQ; this is encoded by the coding sequence ATGAGTGCTGAAGAACAAGAAGAAGGCGGCGCGACCCCTGCCGAAGTAATCGAGGTCGTCGGCGAGACCGGCATGCACGGTGAAGCCATGCAGGTCAAATGCCGGATCCAAGAGGGCGAAAACCAGGGCCGTATCATTGCCCGGAACGTCCTCGGCCCGGTCCGTGTCGGCGACGTGATTCAGCTTCGCGAGACCGCTCGTGAGGCCGACTCCATCGGAGGACAATAA
- a CDS encoding 50S ribosomal protein L24e — MVQKRTCDYSGQEIEPGTGTMYVKNDGTVLWFADSKCEKNYFMGREARDLEWTGGEEAAEDEAADEEDEAAEAADEEAADEAAEETPDLEAAEEEAADEEDEEEVQA, encoded by the coding sequence ATGGTTCAGAAACGTACCTGCGATTACAGCGGACAGGAAATCGAGCCGGGAACCGGCACGATGTACGTCAAAAACGACGGTACCGTGCTCTGGTTCGCTGACTCGAAGTGCGAGAAGAACTACTTCATGGGCCGCGAAGCCCGTGACCTCGAATGGACTGGTGGCGAGGAAGCAGCCGAAGACGAAGCGGCCGACGAGGAAGACGAGGCTGCTGAGGCTGCCGACGAGGAAGCAGCCGACGAAGCGGCCGAGGAGACGCCCGATCTTGAGGCCGCCGAGGAAGAGGCTGCCGACGAGGAAGACGAAGAAGAGGTGCAAGCGTAG
- the ndk gene encoding nucleoside-diphosphate kinase, with protein sequence MADTERTFVMVKPDGVQRGLIGDIVSRFEDRGLKLVAGKFMQIDDELAREHYAEHVDKPFFDELKEFITSGPVFAMVWEGQDAVAQVRTMMGETDPAESAPGTIRGDFGLDLGRNVIHGSDTEPGSAEREIGLFFDDDELQDYERIDEPWLYE encoded by the coding sequence ATGGCCGACACCGAGCGCACCTTCGTGATGGTAAAGCCTGACGGGGTCCAGCGCGGCCTCATCGGCGACATCGTCTCCCGATTCGAGGACCGCGGCCTCAAGCTCGTCGCCGGCAAGTTCATGCAAATCGACGACGAGCTCGCCCGCGAGCACTACGCCGAGCACGTCGACAAGCCGTTCTTCGACGAGCTCAAGGAGTTCATCACCTCCGGGCCGGTCTTTGCCATGGTTTGGGAAGGACAGGACGCCGTCGCGCAGGTCCGGACCATGATGGGCGAGACCGACCCCGCCGAGTCCGCGCCCGGCACCATCCGCGGTGACTTCGGGCTTGACCTCGGCCGCAACGTTATCCACGGCTCCGACACCGAGCCCGGCTCCGCCGAGCGCGAAATCGGGCTGTTCTTCGACGACGACGAACTGCAGGATTACGAGCGCATCGACGAGCCCTGGCTCTACGAATAA
- a CDS encoding methionine synthase — MSNRSLPETRAQFRPKDHPTEHFLLTTVVGSYPKPKWLNRAKELAEDDDRDFDDDDLEEALDDAARLITEEHTRAGLDAVVDGEMRRNEMVEYFADRIDGYEFNGPVKVWGHNYFDKPSVADEVAYDEPWLVDEFEFTTGVTERPVKVPITGPYTLASWSFNEHYEGEAELAYELADLVNEEINRLVEAGCRYIQIDEPALATTPDDHAIVGECLEHIADGIPEDVRLGLHVCYGDYSRIYPEILDMPVHEYDLELANGDYEQLDVFKEPTFEKDLALGVVDVHTTDVETVEEIKENIIKGFEIVPPERLTVSPDCGVKLLPREVAYQKMENMVEAARQVEKELDAGEITVGYAGQ; from the coding sequence ATGAGCAACCGTTCCCTTCCCGAAACGAGAGCACAGTTCCGCCCGAAGGACCATCCGACCGAGCATTTCCTCCTGACAACCGTCGTCGGCTCCTACCCCAAGCCGAAGTGGCTCAACCGGGCGAAGGAACTCGCCGAGGACGACGACCGGGACTTCGACGACGACGACCTCGAAGAGGCCCTTGACGACGCTGCTCGACTCATCACCGAAGAACACACCCGCGCCGGGCTAGACGCCGTCGTCGACGGCGAGATGCGCCGCAACGAGATGGTCGAGTACTTCGCCGACCGCATCGACGGCTACGAGTTCAACGGCCCAGTCAAGGTCTGGGGGCACAACTACTTCGACAAACCCTCCGTCGCCGACGAGGTCGCATACGACGAGCCGTGGCTGGTCGACGAATTCGAGTTCACCACCGGTGTCACCGAGCGACCGGTAAAAGTCCCGATTACCGGCCCCTACACGCTCGCGTCGTGGTCGTTCAACGAACACTACGAGGGCGAGGCGGAACTGGCCTACGAGTTGGCCGACCTCGTCAACGAGGAAATAAACCGGCTTGTCGAGGCCGGCTGCCGATACATCCAGATAGACGAGCCGGCGCTGGCGACGACGCCGGACGACCACGCCATCGTCGGCGAGTGTCTCGAACACATCGCCGACGGTATCCCCGAGGACGTCCGTCTCGGGCTACACGTCTGTTACGGCGACTACTCGCGCATCTACCCGGAGATTCTGGACATGCCGGTCCATGAGTACGACCTCGAACTCGCCAATGGCGACTACGAACAGCTCGACGTGTTCAAAGAGCCGACCTTCGAGAAAGACCTCGCACTGGGTGTCGTCGACGTTCACACGACGGACGTCGAGACCGTCGAGGAAATCAAGGAGAACATCATCAAAGGCTTCGAGATCGTCCCGCCGGAGCGGCTCACCGTCTCGCCCGACTGCGGCGTGAAGCTGCTGCCCCGTGAGGTCGCCTATCAGAAGATGGAGAACATGGTTGAAGCGGCCCGACAGGTCGAAAAAGAGCTCGACGCCGGCGAGATAACCGTCGGCTACGCCGGCCAGTAA
- a CDS encoding methionine synthase, translated as MTEVLATTPGLYPLPDWAKDELSDLKGHQKDDLISGDESDAIVDAYERARADVLEWQTDAGIDRVVEGQLRWDDMLAHPLCVHDSVETRGIVRYYDNNNFYREPVVQDALTPDGDVADEIAAADGVNQAVLPGPYSLSELATDEHYGDDAAFLDAVADFLAAEAGALPDVETLFLLEPSLVTDAPDDGADERASEAIDAVADAVDAEVVVHTYWGSIPEKPYAHLMDADIDAIGFDFVTDHEGSVYNIQEYGTKDSIALGVVDGQNTLVETPEEIAERVEWVEEQVPVSEFEQLYVTSNTELFYLPTNKAEAKLNALATAAAEEVPR; from the coding sequence ATGACGGAGGTACTCGCTACGACACCCGGGCTGTATCCGCTGCCCGACTGGGCGAAAGACGAGCTGTCGGACCTCAAAGGCCATCAAAAGGACGACCTGATTTCCGGCGACGAGTCCGACGCCATCGTCGACGCCTACGAACGCGCTCGCGCTGACGTGCTCGAATGGCAGACCGACGCCGGAATCGACCGCGTCGTCGAAGGCCAGCTCCGGTGGGACGACATGCTCGCCCACCCGCTCTGTGTCCACGACAGCGTCGAGACCCGCGGTATCGTTCGCTACTACGACAACAACAACTTCTATCGGGAGCCGGTCGTCCAAGACGCGCTGACTCCTGACGGCGACGTTGCCGACGAGATTGCCGCCGCCGACGGCGTGAATCAGGCCGTCCTCCCCGGCCCCTACTCGCTTTCCGAGCTCGCGACCGACGAACATTACGGCGACGACGCCGCGTTCCTTGACGCTGTCGCCGACTTCCTCGCCGCGGAGGCGGGGGCGCTCCCCGATGTCGAGACGCTGTTCCTGTTGGAACCGTCTCTCGTCACCGACGCCCCGGACGACGGGGCCGACGAGCGTGCCAGCGAGGCCATCGACGCCGTTGCCGACGCCGTCGACGCCGAGGTCGTCGTCCACACGTACTGGGGTTCGATTCCGGAGAAGCCCTACGCCCACCTGATGGACGCCGACATCGATGCCATCGGCTTCGACTTTGTCACCGACCACGAAGGAAGCGTCTACAACATTCAGGAATACGGCACGAAGGACAGCATCGCACTCGGCGTCGTCGACGGGCAGAACACGCTCGTTGAGACGCCCGAGGAAATCGCCGAACGCGTCGAGTGGGTCGAAGAGCAGGTCCCTGTCTCCGAGTTCGAACAGCTCTATGTGACATCGAACACCGAGCTGTTCTACCTGCCGACAAACAAGGCCGAAGCGAAGCTGAACGCACTTGCGACCGCCGCAGCCGAGGAGGTGCCCCGATGA
- a CDS encoding HemK2/MTQ2 family protein methyltransferase, with product MTLEDRREMPTVYEPAEDSRLLADTAVERVDGGVALEVGVGFGYVAAQVASATETRVVGCDINPEACVRAREAGIETVRSNLTDPFAADSFDVVLFNPPYLPTPPEEEWDDPLEHALSGGEDGRRVIRPFLDDLGRVLRPAGRCLLLVSSLTDIDAVVKLAADAGFESREVAEESFPFERLVVLEITHANS from the coding sequence GTGACGCTCGAAGACCGCCGTGAGATGCCGACTGTCTACGAGCCTGCGGAGGACTCACGACTACTGGCCGATACTGCAGTCGAACGAGTCGATGGCGGTGTCGCGCTTGAGGTCGGCGTCGGCTTCGGCTACGTCGCCGCGCAGGTCGCCAGCGCAACCGAGACCCGCGTCGTCGGCTGTGATATCAACCCCGAGGCGTGTGTGCGCGCCCGGGAAGCCGGTATCGAAACAGTGCGGTCGAACCTGACCGACCCCTTCGCGGCCGACAGCTTCGATGTTGTGCTGTTCAACCCGCCCTACCTCCCAACGCCTCCCGAAGAAGAGTGGGATGACCCACTGGAACATGCTCTCTCCGGCGGCGAAGACGGCCGCCGCGTGATTCGGCCGTTTCTTGACGACCTCGGCCGAGTGCTGCGGCCGGCCGGCCGCTGTCTCCTGCTCGTCTCGTCGCTGACCGACATCGATGCTGTCGTCAAACTGGCAGCCGACGCCGGCTTCGAGAGCCGTGAAGTGGCCGAGGAGTCGTTCCCGTTCGAGCGGCTCGTCGTCCTTGAAATAACCCATGCGAATAGCTGA
- a CDS encoding mechanosensitive ion channel family protein yields MVPANSIPWYWRIIRRIQVTFDTPTAQYAATIGAVVTFVAVSLTVYYGGRRLKARRDPDAVEAMQSIAIAVTAILVSAFLVAVWRTSSEVIEALGFLSVTPESGVKALVTVIVVAVGYAVTRLTKRSIKYGSGRVTITPHQRELAHHLVQIVVLVPVLAFIIALWGIPVSNIFLGAGVLGIVLGFAARKTLSGILSGFVILFARPFEVGDWIRVGEREGIVTDITVYNTQIRTFNEEHVLVPNDTVTENEIINYSKTDRLRIETDVGVDYETDIGTAAAVAAEAMERVEAVAPQPSPDVIRLEFADSAVILRLRYWITTPTVQEKWRAQNAVIESVKQAFEDEGIKIPFPQRELTGRAETGGFHITNTPTDNDDSRKAVRRRPGAGGDISEPVEDDLADSDDEEKHPAADFEESVTDPPADEEARR; encoded by the coding sequence ATGGTTCCCGCGAACTCGATACCGTGGTACTGGCGGATCATACGGCGTATCCAAGTAACGTTCGATACGCCGACCGCACAGTACGCTGCGACAATCGGGGCAGTAGTGACCTTCGTAGCCGTCTCGCTTACCGTCTACTATGGCGGCCGACGACTCAAAGCGCGTCGCGACCCGGACGCGGTAGAGGCGATGCAGTCGATTGCCATCGCCGTAACTGCCATCCTCGTGAGCGCCTTTCTGGTTGCGGTGTGGCGTACCTCTAGTGAGGTGATCGAGGCGCTCGGCTTTCTTTCGGTGACTCCCGAATCCGGCGTCAAAGCGCTTGTGACGGTTATCGTCGTCGCCGTCGGGTACGCCGTTACGCGGCTGACAAAGCGGTCGATAAAATACGGAAGTGGCCGCGTGACGATAACCCCACACCAGCGTGAGCTGGCCCACCATCTCGTTCAGATTGTGGTGCTCGTGCCGGTGTTGGCGTTTATTATTGCTCTCTGGGGCATTCCGGTCAGCAACATCTTCCTTGGGGCCGGTGTGCTCGGTATCGTGCTCGGCTTTGCGGCCAGAAAGACACTCTCGGGCATCCTTTCGGGGTTTGTCATCCTCTTTGCCCGGCCGTTTGAAGTCGGCGACTGGATACGCGTCGGCGAGCGGGAAGGCATTGTGACCGACATCACCGTCTACAACACACAGATACGGACGTTCAACGAAGAGCACGTGCTGGTGCCGAACGATACAGTGACGGAAAACGAGATTATCAACTACTCGAAGACAGACCGGCTCCGAATCGAGACCGATGTCGGCGTCGATTACGAGACGGACATCGGGACTGCGGCCGCTGTTGCGGCCGAAGCGATGGAGCGGGTCGAAGCGGTTGCCCCCCAGCCGTCACCGGATGTCATCCGACTGGAGTTCGCCGACTCGGCGGTTATACTGCGGCTACGCTACTGGATAACGACCCCGACGGTCCAAGAGAAGTGGCGTGCACAAAACGCGGTCATCGAGTCCGTCAAGCAGGCCTTCGAGGACGAAGGCATCAAAATCCCGTTCCCACAGCGTGAACTCACCGGACGAGCGGAAACCGGTGGATTCCATATTACAAATACTCCGACTGACAACGACGACAGCCGGAAAGCGGTCCGTCGTCGGCCGGGCGCAGGCGGCGACATTTCGGAACCAGTCGAGGACGACCTCGCTGACTCGGACGACGAGGAGAAACACCCGGCTGCCGATTTCGAGGAGTCAGTCACGGACCCGCCCGCAGACGAGGAGGCGAGACGGTGA
- a CDS encoding 16S ribosomal RNA methyltransferase A, giving the protein MRDPDALLVRAGVRGDPERDQHFLIDDRVLDRLPGYLPDSADTDHVLEIGGGTGALTDRLLDVADRVTVIERDPGLATFLTDEFADEIEAGSLTVIEGDALEVPLPDFTASVSNLPYGVSSEIAFRLLPEKRPLVLMFQQEFAERMAAEPGTDEYGRLSVTAGHYADVEVVEPVPKEAFSPPPAVESAVVRTTPREPPYEVPDDELFMRLVRAVFTQRRKTMRNAVRNTTHISGIEDAEAVVEAAGEDLMSKRAGNVPPEAFARLAAIAAEVDG; this is encoded by the coding sequence ATGCGCGACCCCGACGCGCTCCTCGTCCGGGCAGGCGTCCGCGGCGACCCGGAGCGCGACCAGCATTTCCTCATCGACGACCGCGTTCTCGACCGCCTACCGGGCTATCTGCCGGACTCGGCCGACACTGACCACGTCCTCGAAATCGGTGGCGGGACGGGGGCACTCACTGACCGACTGCTTGACGTCGCCGACCGCGTGACGGTTATCGAACGAGACCCCGGGCTGGCGACGTTTCTGACCGACGAGTTCGCCGACGAGATCGAGGCGGGGTCGTTGACCGTCATCGAGGGGGATGCACTGGAGGTCCCACTGCCCGATTTTACTGCATCCGTGTCGAATCTCCCGTACGGGGTTTCCTCGGAGATTGCGTTCCGGCTGCTGCCCGAAAAGCGGCCGCTGGTGTTGATGTTCCAGCAGGAGTTCGCCGAACGGATGGCTGCGGAACCAGGGACAGACGAGTACGGACGGCTCTCGGTGACGGCCGGCCACTACGCGGATGTCGAGGTTGTTGAGCCGGTGCCGAAAGAAGCGTTTTCGCCGCCGCCGGCGGTCGAAAGCGCCGTTGTGCGAACGACACCACGCGAACCGCCCTACGAAGTGCCGGACGACGAACTGTTTATGCGCCTCGTCCGGGCTGTTTTCACCCAGCGTCGTAAGACGATGCGGAACGCCGTCCGGAATACGACGCACATCTCCGGCATTGAAGACGCCGAGGCAGTCGTTGAGGCGGCCGGGGAGGACCTGATGAGCAAGCGGGCCGGGAACGTCCCACCGGAAGCGTTCGCCCGCCTCGCGGCCATCGCCGCGGAGGTCGACGGCTGA
- a CDS encoding DUF655 domain-containing protein has product MSDDGDDTAARTAVVLDFLPRGSPSDDRPQYEKSPVAFAVGEEDFQLVEAALTDDAGINIGDRIEIDPVGDNVKDLRTVEYRDLTSTAESELEYAIESIIDADEAQFVDFYNDAQPITTRLHVLNLLPGIGKKLRNNVLDARKRQPFEDFDDIEERVSGLHDPKGVLIERITEELQEDDLKYRIFARRDDE; this is encoded by the coding sequence ATGAGCGACGACGGAGACGACACCGCAGCACGGACAGCGGTCGTGTTGGATTTCTTGCCGCGGGGGAGCCCGAGCGACGACCGACCACAGTACGAGAAGTCCCCGGTCGCCTTCGCGGTCGGCGAGGAGGACTTCCAACTCGTGGAGGCGGCGCTTACCGACGACGCCGGTATCAACATCGGCGACCGAATCGAGATTGATCCGGTCGGAGACAACGTCAAAGACCTCCGGACCGTTGAGTATAGGGACCTCACGAGCACCGCCGAATCGGAACTGGAGTACGCTATCGAGTCGATAATCGATGCCGACGAGGCGCAGTTTGTTGATTTCTACAACGACGCCCAGCCGATTACGACCCGGCTCCACGTGCTGAACCTCCTGCCGGGAATCGGGAAGAAGCTCCGGAACAACGTCCTCGATGCCAGGAAGCGACAGCCCTTCGAGGATTTCGACGACATCGAGGAGCGGGTTTCAGGACTCCACGACCCCAAAGGCGTGCTCATCGAGCGAATCACTGAGGAGCTACAGGAAGACGACCTGAAGTACCGCATCTTCGCCCGCCGTGACGACGAGTAG
- a CDS encoding RNA polymerase Rpb4 family protein: MTIFKEVLDEEYLTTPEAKELLADIEAERALDEDREMRYELARAIEHVNRFALLDVEEAQALVEDLRELEKVDEATAYKVANLLPEDRDELRTVFAQERYSLSGDELDDILDIVAKYA; encoded by the coding sequence ATGACGATATTCAAGGAGGTACTCGACGAAGAGTACCTCACGACACCGGAGGCCAAGGAGCTGCTGGCTGACATCGAGGCCGAGCGCGCGCTCGACGAAGACCGCGAAATGCGGTACGAACTCGCTCGTGCCATCGAGCACGTCAACCGCTTTGCCCTCCTCGACGTCGAGGAAGCACAAGCGCTCGTCGAGGACCTACGGGAGCTCGAGAAGGTGGACGAGGCAACCGCCTACAAGGTCGCAAATCTCCTGCCGGAAGACCGCGACGAGCTCCGGACCGTCTTCGCACAGGAACGGTACTCGCTTTCGGGCGACGAACTCGACGACATTCTCGACATCGTCGCCAAGTACGCCTGA
- a CDS encoding 50S ribosomal protein L21e, which yields MPSSNGPRQATRNKLKNDARERGTSPPQRSIEEYDDGEKVHLKLDPSVPNGQFHPRFNGRTGTVVGEQGDAFKVEIEDGNVTKTVIAAPAHLRRQQA from the coding sequence ATGCCTAGTTCGAACGGTCCACGTCAAGCAACTCGTAACAAGCTGAAAAACGACGCTCGCGAACGCGGTACGTCGCCGCCGCAGCGTTCCATCGAAGAGTACGACGACGGCGAGAAGGTCCACCTCAAGCTCGACCCCTCGGTTCCGAACGGTCAGTTCCACCCGCGATTCAACGGCCGCACCGGAACGGTCGTCGGCGAGCAGGGCGACGCCTTCAAGGTCGAAATCGAAGACGGCAACGTGACCAAGACGGTCATCGCCGCCCCTGCACACCTTCGCCGCCAGCAGGCATGA
- a CDS encoding elongation factor 1-beta codes for MGKVAAKMKVMPQSPEVDLDELQDRLENSLPEGAKISRVDREDVAFGLIALFPTVIIPDEAGGTDTVEDAFSGVDGVESVDVDEVGRI; via the coding sequence ATGGGAAAAGTCGCTGCCAAGATGAAAGTCATGCCGCAGAGCCCCGAGGTCGACCTGGACGAACTTCAGGACCGCCTCGAGAACTCCCTGCCAGAAGGCGCGAAGATCAGCCGCGTCGACCGCGAAGACGTCGCCTTCGGCCTCATCGCGCTGTTCCCGACGGTTATCATCCCTGACGAAGCCGGCGGGACCGACACCGTCGAGGACGCCTTCAGCGGCGTCGACGGTGTCGAAAGCGTCGATGTCGACGAAGTCGGCCGGATATAA
- a CDS encoding HVO_2753 family zinc finger protein → MSSTSDKRRDHSCISCGISISGTDAAKFDCPECGTLIYRCSKCRKQSNLYECPDCGFTGP, encoded by the coding sequence ATGAGTAGCACAAGCGACAAACGCAGGGACCACTCGTGTATCTCCTGCGGTATCAGCATTTCCGGAACGGACGCGGCGAAGTTCGACTGTCCGGAGTGCGGAACGCTGATTTACCGCTGTTCGAAGTGCCGCAAGCAGAGTAACCTCTACGAGTGCCCCGACTGCGGGTTCACCGGACCGTAA